Proteins from a single region of Gossypium arboreum isolate Shixiya-1 chromosome 1, ASM2569848v2, whole genome shotgun sequence:
- the LOC108464966 gene encoding uncharacterized protein LOC108464966, with product MDAMRKQLDVLMGANRNGDVREVNRKYYDRDVCRLFLSGLCPHELFQLTKMDMGPCPKVHSLQLRKEYEEAKSKGVDNYDRELEDAIDRLIVECDRKIGRALRRLEDEDAKAAIAISVSEVTQTPEILELSKQIKEKLKEADQHDLEGKTDLKIRALEEVEELRTTRADKQSILLLDAFNKDRASLPQPLPNPPPLAPLPVAAPDPHIQEMINEKLKKAEDLGEKGMVDEAQKALEEAEALKKLPARQEPVLDSSKYTAADVRITDQKLRVCDICGAFLSVYDSDRRLADHFGGKLHLGYMQIRDKLAELQEERNKSRKLDRYDDRRSKERSRDREREPSRDRDRGESRDRGRDHDRRSRDQDRYHERDRGYDRDRERDYERSRSYDSRSRRRSRSRSREHSRDYDRHRRDRY from the exons ATGGACGCTATGAGGAAACAGCTCGATGTGCTGATGGGTGCCAATCGAAATGGCGACGTACGTGAAGTGAATCGCAAGTACTACGATCGCGATGTTTGCCGTCTCTTTTTGTCCGGTCTTTGCCCTCACGAGCTCTTCCAATTAACG AAAATGGATATGGGACCATGCCCAAAGGTCCACTCTTTACAGCTGAGGAAAGA ATATGAAGAAGCCAAGTCAAAAGGTGTTGATAATTATGACAGAGAATTAGAAGATGCCATTGATAGACTCATTGTCGAGTGTGATAGGAAAATTGGCAGAGCTCTACGGCGTCTTGAAGATGAGGATGCCAAAGCTGCTATTGCAATATCAGTTTCTGAGGTTACACAG ACACCTGAAATTCTTGAGCTGTCGAAGCAGATAAAGGAGAAACTGAAAGAAGCTGATCAACATG ATCTTGAAGGCAAGACAGATCTTAAGATTCGAGCACTGGAAGAAGTAGAAGAGCTTAGAACTACAAGAGCAGACAAGCAG TCAATATTACTTTTGGATGCATTCAATAAAGATAGAGCATCGCTGCCTCAACCCCTGCCAAATCCACCACCATTGGCACCTTTGCCTGTAGCTGCACCTGATCCTCATATCCAGGAGATGATAAACGAGAAGCTAAAGAAAGCAGAAGATCTTG GTGAGAAGGGAATGGTGGATGAAGCACAAAAAGCTCTGGAAGAGGCTGAAGCTCTTAAGAAG CTGCCTGCTAGACAGGAGCCTGTTCTGGACTCCTCAAAGTACACAGCTGCTGATGTCCGCATT ACTGATCAAAAGCTTCGTGTTTGTGACATTTGTGGAGCATTTTTAAGTGTTTATGATAG TGACCGGCGTTTAGCTGATCATTTTGGAGGCAAGCTTCATCTAGGTTACATGCAAATCCGTGATAAACTAGCAGAGCTTCAG GAAGAGAGAAACAAGAGCCGCAAACTTGATCGATATGATGACAGAAG ATCAAAGGAACGGAGTAGGGATCGTGAAAGAGAGCCCAGTCGGGATCGTGATCGAGGAGAGAGCCGTGATCGAGGGAGGGATCATGATCGTAGGAGCAGGGATCAGGATAGGTATCATGAACGAGATCGTGGATATGATCGGGACCGTGAGAGAGATTATGAACGCTCACGCAGTTATGATTCAAGAAGTCGTCGTAGGTCACGTTCTCGGTCTAGGGAACATTCTAGGGATTATGATCGGCACAG GCGTGATCGCTACTAG